Proteins encoded together in one Canis aureus isolate CA01 chromosome 21, VMU_Caureus_v.1.0, whole genome shotgun sequence window:
- the NDUFS8 gene encoding NADH dehydrogenase [ubiquinone] iron-sulfur protein 8, mitochondrial isoform X2, protein MRCLTMPTLLRTLAQAARAGHPTGRSLHSSTVAATYKFVNMREPSMDMKSVTDRAAQTLLWTELIRGLGMTLSYLFREPATINYPFEKGPLSPRFRGEHALRRYPSGEERCIACKLCEAVCPAQAITIEAEPRADGSRRTTRYDIDMTKCIYCGFCQEACPVDAIVEGPNFEFSTETHEELLYNKEKLLSNGDKWEAEIAANIQADYLYR, encoded by the exons GGCACCCCACTGGCCGGAGCCTCCACAGCAGCACAGTGGCAGCAACCTACA AGTTTGTGAACATGCGGGAGCCCTCGATGGACATGAAGTCGGTGACGGACAGGGCAGCTCAGACCCTGCTGTGGACTGAGCTCATCCGAG GCCTGGGCATGACCCTGAGCTACCTGTTCCGGGAGCCTGCCACCATCAACTACCCATTCGAGAAGGGCCCTCTGAGCCCTCGCTTTCGGGGGGAGCATGCTCTGCGCCGCTATCCATCAGGGGAGGAGCGCTGCATCGCCTGTAAGCTCTGTGAAGCTGTCTGCCCTGCCCAG GCCATCACCATCGAGGCCGAGCCGCGGGCCGATGGCAGCCGCCGGACCACCCGCTACGACATCGACATGACGAAGTGCATCTACTGCGGCTTCTGCCAGGAGGCCTGCCCTGTGGACGCCATCGTCGAG GGCCCCAACTTCGAGTTCTCCACCGAGACGCATGAGGAGCTGCTGTACAACAAGGAGAAGCTGCTCAGCAACGGGGACAAGTGGGAGGCCGAGATTGCCGCCAACATCCAGGCGGACTACCTGTACCGCTGA
- the NDUFS8 gene encoding NADH dehydrogenase [ubiquinone] iron-sulfur protein 8, mitochondrial isoform X1, with the protein MMRCLTMPTLLRTLAQAARAGHPTGRSLHSSTVAATYKFVNMREPSMDMKSVTDRAAQTLLWTELIRGLGMTLSYLFREPATINYPFEKGPLSPRFRGEHALRRYPSGEERCIACKLCEAVCPAQAITIEAEPRADGSRRTTRYDIDMTKCIYCGFCQEACPVDAIVEGPNFEFSTETHEELLYNKEKLLSNGDKWEAEIAANIQADYLYR; encoded by the exons GGCACCCCACTGGCCGGAGCCTCCACAGCAGCACAGTGGCAGCAACCTACA AGTTTGTGAACATGCGGGAGCCCTCGATGGACATGAAGTCGGTGACGGACAGGGCAGCTCAGACCCTGCTGTGGACTGAGCTCATCCGAG GCCTGGGCATGACCCTGAGCTACCTGTTCCGGGAGCCTGCCACCATCAACTACCCATTCGAGAAGGGCCCTCTGAGCCCTCGCTTTCGGGGGGAGCATGCTCTGCGCCGCTATCCATCAGGGGAGGAGCGCTGCATCGCCTGTAAGCTCTGTGAAGCTGTCTGCCCTGCCCAG GCCATCACCATCGAGGCCGAGCCGCGGGCCGATGGCAGCCGCCGGACCACCCGCTACGACATCGACATGACGAAGTGCATCTACTGCGGCTTCTGCCAGGAGGCCTGCCCTGTGGACGCCATCGTCGAG GGCCCCAACTTCGAGTTCTCCACCGAGACGCATGAGGAGCTGCTGTACAACAAGGAGAAGCTGCTCAGCAACGGGGACAAGTGGGAGGCCGAGATTGCCGCCAACATCCAGGCGGACTACCTGTACCGCTGA